In the genome of Candidatus Poribacteria bacterium, the window CATGTCCAACGATTAGACAGAGCTTATCGGGATATTCGGTCTCATTGTACGGCACAGATGCTGCGGTTATCTCCAGTGCACAACTAACATAACCCCGCGCTTTGAGGTCAAAAATTGCGTCCGCTGCCTGTTCCACATAACTCCACTTCACCCGTCGATCTCTGCCCCGTCCGACCTTCCGAATCAGCGGGTGCGGCGGACGTGCGCTAATCCCTGTCAAAATGAGTTGGCGCACACCGGTTGCGTCCGCAATCCGAAACGCAGATCCAACGTTGACCGGATCTTCGACATCCTGCAATATAAAAATCAGTTCTTTATTCGGACGCGACGCCTGTTTGAGAAAATCCTTGAGCGGTTTGCCACGTAACTGTTTCAAGACTCAATCTCCCTCCTCCAATACCTCGGGTTTCTCCCTGTCTTTGCCGGCAATGTAAAGAACACAAAGTGTCACAACTATTGCAATCGCCATCCATAAAACGCCCCACACAATGGTTGGAATATACGGTGTTACCTCTTCGTGGAGCATACGGGCATCGGATCGGAGATGGGAACGGTCTATAATATCGCTCTTGATGTCGAGAATCGCATAAAGACAACTGGTCAAGCCAATAACTCGTAGCAGCCACTCATTAATCGACTCTGGAAGAAATCTGCCTACAAGAATCAGTATCCCGCCGAATCCAACGCCGAAAAGAAAACCGAAACTGTTTCGCAGATAGAAAACTGAAATAAGGATCATACCTATACCGATAACGGCGCTGATTAATTTACCCAAGTGCGTCCTCGCCGCGAGTATCAGAATTAATCCACCCCACATTAGGCTCCCAAGATAGCCGGCGGTGAGTGTCCAGAAACGTGAACCGCCTGCCGTGATCGCATGTCCACC includes:
- a CDS encoding M50 family metallopeptidase: MIIKFFKRLDIRLIGIFIVIAFLWNTEFVYPLKIFVVFMHEVSHGLAALATGGSIKEIQVVQQEGGHAITAGGSRFWTLTAGYLGSLMWGGLILILAARTHLGKLISAVIGIGMILISVFYLRNSFGFLFGVGFGGILILVGRFLPESINEWLLRVIGLTSCLYAILDIKSDIIDRSHLRSDARMLHEEVTPYIPTIVWGVLWMAIAIVVTLCVLYIAGKDREKPEVLEEGD
- a CDS encoding tRNA methyltransferase, which encodes MKQLRGKPLKDFLKQASRPNKELIFILQDVEDPVNVGSAFRIADATGVRQLILTGISARPPHPLIRKVGRGRDRRVKWSYVEQAADAIFDLKARGYVSCALEITAASVPYNETEYPDKLCLIVGHEDHGVTKRTLATCDMTIYIPMYGKGASLNVHVSLGIAAYHILHSH